One Rhizoctonia solani chromosome 2, complete sequence DNA segment encodes these proteins:
- a CDS encoding Retrotransposon-derived protein PEG10 produces the protein MATRSRPPSQARSPVDQRQLAPNFPPASPELGKVSLKRVIRLLWGLQSQVCTNVKNISQGVNVVKDGLAQLQLPWGPHTPEDQKPPAVKETPRATPKAMPIGKAQPTLGAPAPIIATGPPRCKPLSLFNPYPSSSFPLGPAPAALGPPPAPQVTSAPPPAPSTVKVDHPDAFKGKIGLEAKQWLTRMLAWVCLNQRQFPLDMEVLSFLLMNMTEAAGAWAHPYLDQLGSHCAIIQSVDDFKIKFLAAFGNPDATRAAEQKITSLTQTGTCAKYITKFRTLQMELDWNNAALCSQFTQGLHWEVQKQIATRERQPQTLRELQDAALIIDNALREERASHLQQGNKPGKPSSTPNRGASSSQLTNKTGPLSSNPNYVLEEEQNHCRTEGLCVKCGKPRHKFAKCQTGWKATPKEDKGKAKEAAKIGKDSEYQLGKE, from the exons atggcaacccgctccaggCCACCCTCTCAAGCCCGCTCCCCTGTTGATCAAAGACAGCTGGCACCCAACtttccgccagcctcccctgagcttggcaaagtcagCCTCAAACGGGTCATCCGCCTCCTATGGGGATTAcaatcccaa GTTTGCACCAACGTCAAAAACATATCCCAAGGggtcaatgttgtcaaggatgggcttgcccaactCCAGCTCCCCTGGGGTCCTcacaccccagaagatcaaaaaccccctgcggtcaaggaaactcccagggccACGCCCAAAGCCAtgcctattggcaaggctcaacctacccttggggccccagcccccatcattGCCACAGGGCCCCCAAGGTGCAAACCCCTCTCATTATTTAACCCCTATCCCTCCTCCTCTTTCCCTTTgggaccggctccagccgCCCTgggacctccaccagcgccccAAGTCACTTCGGCGCCacctccagccccctccactgtaaagGTGGATCACCCAGacgccttcaaaggcaaaattggcttggaggccaagcaatggctaacacgcatgttggcctgggtttgCCTAAATCAAAGGCAGTTCCCATTGGACATGGAGGTCCTAAGCTTCCTATTAATGAATATGACAGAAGCTGccggggcctgggcccatccctACCTGGACCAACTTGGGTCCCATTGCGCAATCATCCAGTCCGTGGATGATTTCAAAATCAAGTTCCTGGCCGcctttggcaacccagaCGCCACCAGAGCAGCAGAGCAGAAAATCACTTCCCTCACCCAGACTGGCACTTGTGCCAAATATATCACCAAGTTCcgcacgctgcaaatggagcttgattggaacaatgCCGCACTCTGCAGCCAATTCACGCAAGGacttcactgggaggtccaaaAACAAATTGCCACAAGGGAGAGGCAACCCCAAACCCTGAGGGAGCTACAAGACGCTgccctcatcattgacaacgccctccgcgaGGAGAGAGCCAGCCACCTGCAACAGGGTAATAAGCCTGGTAAACCCTCTTCCACCCCCAACCGGGGGGCAAGTTCCAGTCAACTGACCAACAAAACTGGTCCCCTCTCCTCCAATCCTAACTACGTCTTGGAGGAGGAACAAAACCACTGCCGCACGGAAGGTCTCTGTGTGAAATGCGGCAAACCCAggcacaagtttgccaaATGCCAGACcggatggaaggccacccccaaggaggataaggggaaggccaaggaagccgccaagattggcaaagactctgagtaccaattgggaaaagagtaa
- a CDS encoding Retrotransposable element Tf2 protein → MNKYLAEPLKTLIDSGATSNFISPSIVEKLKIPKTLLENPRVVRMLDGTISQTGRIWHQVHLAVSANGHTHSIPFLVCPIGNTPAILGMTWLTAESPLIDWQQGLITFPEQAQIASEEEADPNPLADLPPQYHEFARVFGKEEFKVLPPHREYDISIDLIPDAKLSPGPIYGMTDAESKALKQHIDKELATGKIRPSTSSAGAPVMFVKKADGSLCLVVDYRKLNNVTHKNVYPLPRQDDLMAKLRHAKMFTKLDLRWGYNNVRIKEGDEWKTGFRTKYGLFEYLVMPFGLTNAPAAFQHFMNNLFRDLIDVTVVIYLDDILIFSEKPEDHPTHVREVLSRLMKNQLFCKLSKCHFHVTTVDYLGIVISPAGFSMDQKKIKAVTTWPTPKTVKQVQAFLGFVNYLRRFIPNFSLVACPLHNLTKKESLWSWGVTEEVAFQELKALVTKSPVLIHSNPKLPYYLETDASGVAMGAILSQQGEDNRLHPVAYMSKSFSGAKANYDTHNKELLAIIKALEEWRIFLEATDRPIQVFTDHRNLEYWMQARTFNRRHAQWRIFLSDFNFEIHYCPGKQSGKPDALSRRSDFVDTPPEPEVMLPLEVFANTSEEEVEIVMEICSKLREDPSLEPIIQFLTEDADNAPPSIRKAYRDYDWEEDLLWYQGKLVVPDSETLKERLLKEFHNSPLAGHPGQQRTLELLSRNYWWPGMKSSSKEWVECCPTCQANRQAHAPVIALKPLEVPPYPFHTISYDFITGFPKSNGHDAILVVIDSFSKFGHFIPTTKKVTSKGLADLFISHVWKLHGLPVKTISDRGTTFTGKFLRALYQRLGVKPAFSSAYHPESDGQTERVNQFIEFYLRSYVAADHSDWATWLPLAEYAYNNAKHSATGKTPFELVYGRNPIMNPSNVPANVPEADLVANTLAQEWKEAESALRMTKERMTKTTGMIPEYSIGKKVWLDGKNIELRTNSNKLDPKRLGPFKVTEKISSHAYRLELPETLKIHNVFYVGLLLKAHKSPSQPFPSRPPPETIEGEEEYKVEQIIDSKRQQGKWFYLIKWKGYGPEDNSWEPEELLKHSQEEIKRFNQAKLRKACDAAKSL, encoded by the coding sequence ATGAACAAATACTTGGCAGAACCCCTGAAAACCCTTATAGATTCCGGAGCAACCTCCAACTTTATTTCCCCAAGCATAGTGGAAAAATTAAAAATCCCGaaaaccctacttgaaaatccacgagtagtgagaatgttagatggtactatttcacagactggtcgcatttggcaccaggttcacctcgcggtctcggccaatggccatacccactccattcccttccttgtttgccccattggcaacaccccggctatactaggcatgacatggctcacggCAGAATCCCCACTCAtagactggcaacagggtcTTATCACGTTCCCGGAGCAAGCACAGATTGCctcggaagaagaagcagacccaaaccctttagcagacctcccccctcaatatcatgagtttgctagagtatttggcaaagaggagtttaaggtcctccctccacatagggagtacgACATCTCAATTGACCTCATTCCGGATGCCAAACTGTCCCCTGGTCctatatatggcatgactgatgcagagTCTAAGGCgctcaaacaacacattgacaaagagTTAGCCACGGGGaaaatccgccctagtacttcctcagcaggcgccccggttatgtttgtaaaaaaggccgATGGATCCCTTTGTCTGGTAGTTGATTATAGGAAGCTGAACAacgtaacccacaaaaacgtctaccccCTCCCAAGGCAAGATGACCTAATGGCTAAATTAAGGCACGCCAAGATGTTTACCAAGCTGGATCTACGATGGGGGTATAACAACGTCCGGATCAAAGagggagatgaatggaaaacaggcttcaggaccaaatatgggttatTTGAGtatctagtcatgcccttcggcctcaccaatgcccccgcagcgttccaacatttcatgaacaacttatttagggacctcattgatgtCACTGTGGTTATATACCTGGATGATATACTAATCTTCTCAGAGAAACCTGaagaccacccaacccatgtcagggaggtcTTATCACggctaatgaagaaccagttattctgcaaactctccaagtgccacttccatgtcacgacagtagattaccttggtatcGTCATCTCCCCAGCAGGGTTTTctatggaccaaaagaagatcaAAGCGGTTACAACatggcccactcccaaaacggtcaaacaAGTTCAGGCTTTCCTAGGCTTTGTAAACTATCTCAGAAggttcattcccaactttaGCTTGGTTGCTTGCCCTCTCCACAACCTTACCAAGAAGGAATCCCTCTGGTCATGGGGCGTTACAGAAGAAGTTGCATTCCAAGAATTGAAGGCATTGGTCACAAAATCCCCGGTTctaatccattccaaccctaAACTGCCTTactacctggaaacagatgcgtcaggagtagccatgggggccattctcagccaacaaggagaagacaaCCGTTTACATCctgttgcatatatgtccaaatcctttTCAGGGGCCAAggctaattatgacacccacaacaaggaactcctagccataatcaaggcattagaggaatggcggattttcctagaagcaacAGATAGGCCAATTCAGGTTTTCACGGACCATAGGAACctagaatactggatgcaggcacggacttTCAACCGCAGACACGCAcaatggcgtattttcctgagcgatttcaattttgagatccactattgcccaggaaagcaatcagggaaaccagacgcgtTATCTAGAAGGTCAGATTTTGTAGACACGCccccagaaccagaggtcaTGTTACCATtggaagtctttgccaatacgtcagaggaagaagtcgaAATTGTCATGGAAATTTGCTCTAAACTCAGGGAGGATCCATCactggaacccatcatccaattcctcacagaagatgcggacaatgcacctccctccattcggaaagcttacagagactacgattgggaagaggacctcctatggtaccaagggaaactagttgtcccagactcagaaacCCTGAAAGAACGGCTGCTgaaggaattccacaactcacCACTAGCTGGTCACCCAGGTCAACAGAGGACCCTTGAACTTCTAAgtcgcaactactggtggccaggcatgaaatcatcctccaaagaatgggtggaatgctgcCCCACATGCCAGGCCAACCGCCAAGCCCACGCCCCGGTCATTGCCCTCAAAcctctggaagttcccccctacCCATTCCACACGATTTCCTATGACTTTATCACGGGATTCCCaaagtcaaatggccatgacgcaatcttggtagtcatcgactccttctccaaatttgggcatttcatcccaactaccaagaaggTTACATCTAAAGGTCTAGCGGATTTATTCATCtcacatgtgtggaaactccatgggttACCAGTCAAAACAATTTCAGACAGGGGAACTACGTTTACTGGGaagttcctaagggcactctATCAACGCCTCGGAGTAAAACCAGCCTTttcatcagcctaccacccggaatcagacggacaaacagaaagggtgaaccagttcattgagttctacctcagatcataCGTTGCCGCCGACCACTCGGACTGGGCCACCTGGTTGCCACTAGCGGAATATGCCTATAATAACGCAAAGCACTCCGCAACCGGAAAAACCccttttgaattggtttatggaagaaaccccaTCATGAATCCATCTAACGTTCCCgcaaatgtcccagaagcagaccttgtaGCCAATACCTTggcccaagaatggaaggaagcagagtCAGCACTTAGAATGACAAAAGAACGCATGACCAAAACAACAGGGATGATACCGGAATACTCCAtaggcaaaaaagtctggctagatggaaagaACATAGAACTTAGGACAAACTCCAATAAGCTAGATCCCAAACGACTAGGTCCATTCAAGGTTACAGAGAAAATatccagccacgcctaccgcctagaactccctgaaaccctgaaaatccacaatgtattctacgtGGGATTACTATTGAAGGCACACAAgtccccaagtcagccatTCCCAAGCCgtccccctcctgaaacaatagaaggggaggaagaatacaaagtggaacagatcattgactccaaacgccaacaaggaaagtggttctacttgataaaatggaagggttacgggCCGGaggacaattcctgggaaccggaagaactgttgaaacacagccaagaagagattaAGCGTTTTAACCAAGCTaaactcagaaaggcttgtgacgccgccaagagcctttaa
- a CDS encoding Retrotransposon-derived protein PEG10, which produces MEPEPSLGALLKAIQALSTQVRSLQDQIKSQGKQITQLAALCKETNNIVGDSAQGGTQAKPGPATGPTTPPTHTGGEANTPGTVRPGLKAPFRPSRGTGFDLEEEEEPRRPKREPQGTPARHLGSLTPFDAGSSVKRPKMDLPDPYKGDTRGRKATQWLDRMMLWVALHRDQFDEEEQMVVWILYHMTDKAADWALPIIGTIIKGEGNPPTTIQALTAKFKEAFANPDAKRAAARKIAALTQTTTTSEYVTEFRNLMAELDWNTEAYIAQFTRGLHWKVKELLSTKDNIPDNNLEAIFAASVKIDNICWENKENRPKKVPTKAPVTATTSTSTTTTRVCLSEDPNYVTPEERDCRRASGLCVKCGQKGHGIKQCPNGWKASIKEVAKVAEDKLGKE; this is translated from the coding sequence atggaaccagagccgtcccttggcgctctcctcaaggctatccaagccctcTCCACACAAGTcaggtccctccaggaccaaatcaaatcccAGGGCAAGCAAATCACCCAGCTTGCTGCCCTATGtaaggaaaccaacaacaTTGTTGGAGACTCGGCTCAGGGCGgaacccaagccaagcctggcccagcGACTGGGCCTACCACTCCTCCTACCcacacagggggagaagccaacactccaggcacggttaggcctggactcaaagcCCCTTTCAGGCCATCCAGGGGAACAGGATTCGAtttggaggaagaggaagagccaAGACGCCCCAAAAGGGAGCCTCAGGGAACGCCTGCTAGACATTTAgggtccctcaccccttTTGACGCAGGGTCTAGCGTGAagcggcccaagatggacctccccgaCCCCTACAAGGGAGACACTAGGGGGCGTAAAGCCACTCAGTGGCTGGATaggatgatgctctgggttgccctacatagggaccaatttgatgaagaggagcagatggtcgtgtggattctttaccacatgacagacaaggccgcAGATTGGGCCCTCCCTATCATCGGcacaatcatcaagggcgagggaaatccccccaccaccatccaaGCCTTGACGGCTaagttcaaagaagcctttgccaatccagacgcaaagagggcagccgccaggaagattgccgcgcttactcagacaaccactacgtctgagtatgtcactgaattccgcaacctcatggcggaacttgactggaatacagaggcatacattgcccaattcacgcgcggccttcattggaaggtcaaagagctcctgtccaccaaggacaatatccccGACAACAACcttgaggccatatttgccgcctcagtcaaaatagacaacatttgttgggaaaacaaggagaaccgccccaaaaaggttcccaccaaggccccggtcaccgcgaccacctctacctccaccactaccaccagggtcTGCCTATccgaggaccccaattatgtaacaccggaagaaagggattgccgccgcgcgtctggcctctgcgtcaagtgcggtcaaaaaGGGCACGGGATTAAACAGTGTCCCAACGGCTGGAAGGCATCCATCAAAGAGGTGGCCAAGGTTGCGGAGGacaagttgggaaaagagtag
- a CDS encoding Retrotransposable element Tf2 protein, whose protein sequence is MAKKMTETFLICNTSSHLAILGLKWLGAHNPEIDWSNCTLAFPHTPPDHVAIAEEEEADKNPLEGVPSKYHQYAKVFREEEFNKLPPHWHYNIGIELTEEGPLNLPLYSMTNAKSLTLKDWLRDKLKAGKIRPSKSSISSPVMFVPKMDGSRCLVVDYQRLNNWTKKNVYPLPRPDDLMAQLHGAKVFTKLDLQWGYNNVWVKEGNEWKTAFRTKYSLYKSLVMTFGLTNAPAAFQHFMNKLFKDLLDVCIIIHLNDILIYSKDDATHAQHIHEVLQWLMENQLFCKASKCTFHVTSVEYLGIIVLDKGFSLDKLKIQAVQEWPVPTKVKEVQLFLGFANFLRHKAFQGLKEAITSAPVLCHANPAKPYFLETDASRAALGSILSQQQEDGRLHPLGFLSESFKGAKQNYNTHNKELLAIIRSFEYWCIFLEGTEHPITVFTDHRNLEYWKESQTFNHVPPTNQTMLPEPVFANTALVIPEKELQRQIESSLDQDESLEEILQFLQNKSKAPPSIKCAFKDYKMEAGLLFYQGRIVVPNVGTLRMDLLQIFHNSPLAGHPGRQQML, encoded by the exons ATGGCAAAAAAGATGACggagaccttcctcatctgtaaTACCAGCTCACACTTGGCCATCTTAGGACTAAAATGGTTAGGTGCACACAATCCTGAAATTGACTGGAGTAATTGCACCCTTGCTTTCCCCCACACGCCACCAGAtcatgtggccattgctgaagaagaggaagctgacaaaaaCCCCTtagaaggagtaccctccaaataccaccaatatgccaaagtattcagagaagaagaattcaacaagcttcctccccattggcattacaacattggaaTAGAACTCACGGAAGAAGGACCACTCAACTTGCCCCTAtatagcatgaccaatgccaaaTCCCTAACACttaaggactggctcagggacaagctcaaagcagggaagatccgtcctagcaaatcttccatcagttcccctgtgatgtttgtccccaagatggatggttcccgctgcttggttgttgactaccaaCGTCTGAATAACTGGACCAAGAAAAATGTGTACCCGTTACCCCgtcctgatgacctcatggcccagctccatggtgccaaggtctttactaagctagacctacaatggggttacaacaacgtctgGGTCAAGGagggcaatgaatggaagactgcttTCCGCACTAAGTACAGCCtgtacaaatccctggttatgacttTTGGCTTAACAAATGCCCCCGCTgcctttcagcacttcatgaacaagctgTTCAAAGATTTACTGGATGTGTGCATCATCATTCACCTcaatgacatcctgatctactcaaaggatgacgcaacccaCGCCCAGCACATCCATGAAGTTCTACAATGGttaatggaaaaccaactGTTTTGCAAGGCCTCCAAGTGtaccttccatgtcacctcagtggaatacctagggatcattgtcttggataagggttttagtctggataaactcaaaatccaggcagtacaggaGTGGCCAGTCCCcaccaaagtcaaggaagtccaattgttcctagggtttgccaacttcctgc gacacaaAGCCTTCCAAGGACTCAAAGAGGCCATCACCAGTGCGCCAGTACTCTGTCACGCCAACCCAgccaaaccctacttcctagAAACGGATGCCTCCAGAGCAGCCTTGGGCTCTATACTGagccaacaacaagaagatgGGCGCTTACATCCTCTAGGgttcctgtcagaatcattcaagggtgcCAAGCAAAATTACaatacccacaacaaggagctcctggcaatcatcaggtcctttgagtactggtgCATATTCTTGGAGGGAACAGAACATCCAATCACCGTGTTCACAGATCATAGGAACCTTgaatattggaaagaatcccAGACTTTCAACC ATGTTCCACCCACCAACCAAACCATGTTGCCGGAacctgtctttgccaatactgCTCTTGTtataccagaaaaggaactaCAGCGCCAAATAGAATCATCCCTTGATCAGGATGAGTCCTTGGAAGAAATCTTACAGTTCCTACAAAACAAATCCAAGGCccccccttccatcaaatgtgcattcaaggattacaagATGGAAGCAGGGTTGTTGTTTTACCAAGGGCGCATTGTAGTCCCCAATGTAGGAACCCTGAGGATGGACCTATTACAGATATTCCACAACAGTCCCCTGGCAGGTCACCCTGGTAGACAGCaaatgttgtag